The proteins below are encoded in one region of Oenanthe melanoleuca isolate GR-GAL-2019-014 chromosome 4A, OMel1.0, whole genome shotgun sequence:
- the LOC130253249 gene encoding uncharacterized protein LOC130253249: MSFLKVLLCVLVLASPVLSETSQPNCTGVKDFEACRGNTNKFCPKDILCQCKNEKPFCRCEYYRIGWKEYWYMGPKCNHLWNTLTLILVATLPAAALVIIVVVIFLTVYCSKMEKAGKQPKPASSGAQQNPAFSPDAAADLEHGHHQPSGDTWVGQIPKVVLKRQDFNDASFPNQKQNYSHVYDQPLRTADPSSDYFPQSRAQRGEFDYPRKDLPYPVYPEARQYRRY, translated from the exons atgTCCTTCCTGAAAGTCCTGCTGTGTGTCCTGGTCCTGGCCAGCCCCGTGCTGAGCGAAACTTCTCAAC CCAACTGCACTGGAGTTAAGGACTTTGAGGCCTGTCGGGGTAATACAAATAAATTCTGTCCTAAAGATATTCTTTGTCagtgtaaaaatgaaaaacctttttGCAG atgtgAGTACTACAGAATAGGCTGGAAGGAGTACTGGTACATGGGCCCCAAATGTAACCACCTTTGGAACACTCTGACTTTAATTTTAGTTGCTactcttcctgcagctgcactggttATCATAGTGGttgtaatatttttaactgTCTACTgctcaaaaatggaaaaagctgG GAAGCAGCCAAAGCCTGCATCCAGTGGAGCACAGCAGAACCCCGCGTTCAGTCCTGACGCAGCTGCCGACCTGGAGCACGGGCACCATCAGCCATCTGGG GATACCTGGGTTGGACAAATTCCAAAAGTTGTACTGAAAAGACAAGATTTTAATGATGCTTCTTTCCCAAATCAAAAGCAGAATTACAG TCATGTATATGATCAGCCTCTGAGGACAGCAGATCCATCATCAGATTATTTCCCTCAGTCCCGAGCCCAGCGGGGTGAGTTTGACTATCCCAGGAAGGATTTGCCGTACCCGGTTTATCCAGAGGCGAGACAGTACCGG AGATACTAA